The Pontibacter pudoricolor genome contains a region encoding:
- a CDS encoding 5'-nucleotidase C-terminal domain-containing protein, which translates to MKHPIYRYITALLLATSVVGCQQKVWQPQASLQQTDVAVDSTLTADPETEAMIAPYRKQVTAKMSEVIGTAPVELRKAEYESTLGNFVVDLLLQETNKLVDEPVDMAQTTNGGLRVPLPAGPITVGHIFELMPFENEVVVLTLDGPATQELFDFAAKTGISPIANATYTIQNGKATNVKIGGKPLDTTRNYTIVTSDYLAGGGDNMEMFKKAIRSEKVGMMMRDMILKHIKELTAAGKPIVADTAKRVTGAQ; encoded by the coding sequence ATGAAGCACCCGATCTATCGTTATATAACTGCCCTTTTGCTTGCCACGTCTGTAGTTGGTTGTCAGCAGAAGGTGTGGCAGCCACAGGCCAGCCTACAGCAAACCGACGTAGCCGTTGACAGCACTTTAACCGCCGACCCGGAAACCGAAGCCATGATTGCCCCTTACCGAAAGCAGGTAACCGCCAAAATGAGCGAAGTGATTGGTACAGCTCCCGTCGAGCTGCGCAAAGCAGAGTACGAATCGACGCTGGGTAATTTTGTGGTAGACCTGTTGCTGCAGGAAACCAATAAACTGGTAGACGAACCGGTAGACATGGCCCAGACAACAAATGGCGGTTTGCGCGTGCCGCTTCCGGCCGGACCGATAACAGTGGGTCATATTTTTGAACTGATGCCTTTCGAGAACGAAGTGGTAGTTTTAACCCTTGATGGTCCGGCAACACAGGAGCTGTTCGACTTTGCTGCCAAAACAGGTATTTCCCCGATTGCCAACGCCACTTACACAATACAGAACGGCAAAGCCACAAACGTTAAAATTGGTGGTAAACCCCTGGATACAACACGCAACTATACCATTGTAACATCAGATTACCTGGCAGGTGGTGGCGATAACATGGAAATGTTCAAGAAAGCCATCAGGTCTGAAAAAGTGGGCATGATGATGCGCGACATGATCCTGAAACATATAAAAGAACTGACTGCAGCCGGCAAACCTATAGTTGCCGACACTGCCAAACGTGTTACCGGCGCACAATAA
- a CDS encoding metallophosphoesterase produces the protein MKRRDFLKYSAVGAAGLTIVGLPFSSQAASKTIKLTILHTNDQHSRIDPFPNDGRKFAGMGGMARRASLIEKIRKDEPNILLLDSGDIWQGTPYFNFFNGELEYKLMSDMKYDAATLGNHDFDLGLEGLAKQLPAAGFEFVNSNYDFSKTILKDKFKPYKIFEKEGIRVGVFGLGIQLEGLVGKKQFGETVYLDPVAKAQEMVAELRENQKCHMVICLSHLGYSYQTQKIDDRKLAAQVSGIDLVLGGHTHTFMDEPEVLRHESGHETLINQVGYAGIYLGRIDFEFNKKTKEKTTIKTAALPVDNPVLTS, from the coding sequence ATGAAGAGAAGAGATTTTTTAAAGTACAGCGCCGTAGGTGCAGCCGGCTTAACTATAGTTGGTTTACCTTTTAGCTCCCAGGCAGCCAGTAAAACTATAAAGCTTACCATTCTGCACACCAACGACCAGCATTCGCGCATCGATCCGTTTCCGAACGATGGCCGCAAGTTTGCCGGAATGGGAGGGATGGCCCGCCGTGCCAGCCTGATAGAAAAAATACGCAAAGACGAGCCTAATATTTTGTTGCTTGATTCAGGTGATATCTGGCAGGGAACCCCTTATTTCAACTTTTTTAACGGCGAGCTGGAGTACAAACTGATGAGCGACATGAAATACGATGCCGCCACTTTAGGTAACCACGACTTTGACCTGGGCCTGGAAGGACTGGCAAAGCAACTGCCGGCTGCCGGTTTCGAGTTCGTGAACTCCAACTACGATTTCTCTAAAACTATCCTGAAAGATAAATTCAAGCCTTACAAGATATTCGAGAAAGAAGGTATCCGCGTTGGCGTGTTTGGGTTAGGGATACAACTGGAAGGTTTGGTTGGTAAAAAGCAGTTTGGCGAAACCGTGTATTTAGACCCGGTTGCAAAAGCGCAGGAAATGGTAGCCGAGCTCCGCGAAAACCAGAAATGCCATATGGTTATCTGTTTGTCGCACCTGGGCTATAGTTACCAGACTCAGAAAATAGATGACCGCAAGCTGGCAGCGCAGGTAAGCGGCATCGACCTTGTTTTAGGTGGCCACACCCATACGTTTATGGATGAGCCGGAAGTACTGCGCCATGAGTCGGGCCACGAAACACTCATTAACCAGGTAGGGTATGCCGGTATCTATTTAGGCCGTATCGACTTTGAATTCAATAAAAAAACGAAGGAAAAAACAACTATAAAAACGGCTGCACTGCCTGTGGATAACCCTGTATTAAC